A region from the Aquimarina sp. ERC-38 genome encodes:
- a CDS encoding imm11 family protein, producing the protein MKYFSIQHSWNPEILGSFPQSDKAVMKGHVDDEDFIGNWIQKKVPFDNPNIPDIVLKRKAKLTDLLHAPYDMGYVGCLIISEDFRKVLETFSINLEDFQFFKIKVKYKILKNINYYYLHPAKVNYDAVDYPKSEIFITSPLNEYKDLVSIESAEHYIRYQEELRKFGWRGTTLVNLRIENLVVNPNLKEHIFCNPFPQSGMYFVSDNLRSAMEESKLTGIEFFPSELKLKDYQGENGYRKKMYNY; encoded by the coding sequence ATGAAATATTTCAGTATACAACATTCTTGGAATCCTGAAATTCTTGGTTCTTTCCCTCAGTCGGATAAAGCTGTAATGAAAGGACATGTTGACGATGAAGATTTCATTGGAAATTGGATACAAAAGAAAGTTCCTTTTGATAATCCTAATATTCCTGATATAGTCTTAAAAAGAAAGGCTAAACTTACCGATCTATTACATGCTCCATATGATATGGGATATGTAGGATGTTTAATAATTAGTGAAGACTTTAGAAAAGTATTAGAAACATTTAGTATTAATTTAGAAGATTTTCAATTTTTTAAAATTAAGGTAAAGTATAAAATTTTAAAGAACATTAATTATTATTATCTTCATCCAGCAAAGGTAAATTATGATGCTGTAGACTATCCAAAGAGTGAAATTTTTATAACCTCGCCATTAAATGAGTATAAAGATTTAGTATCTATAGAATCGGCAGAACATTACATAAGGTACCAGGAGGAACTTCGTAAATTTGGATGGAGGGGTACTACTCTTGTTAATTTAAGAATTGAAAACTTAGTAGTCAACCCCAATTTGAAGGAACATATTTTTTGTAATCCTTTTCCTCAAAGTGGAATGTACTTTGTGTCAGATAATTTGAGGTCTGCTATGGAAGAATCTAAATTGACCGGAATTGAATTTTTTCCTTCGGAATTAAAATTAAAAGATTACCAAGGTGAAAATGGTTATCGAAAAAAGATGTATAATTATTAA